A region of the Alligator mississippiensis isolate rAllMis1 chromosome 5, rAllMis1, whole genome shotgun sequence genome:
ccaggtgctggtgaACCAGGGTGCAGGGCTTGGCCTGGGCCTGCCTCATGGCACCCAGCACATGGACCAGGTAGGCCAGCAACGACACCTCCTGCACCTGGACATGGACAATGGTGCCAACCGTGCCCTCGCCGGACCCTGCCATGTAGCTCACAATCACCATCACTGCATGGGGTGGCATCGCGCTGCCTGGGCGCCGTGACACTCTGTACCCCAGGCCTCGAACTGGGGTCCCacacccacctgcccctcctaTCCCTGGGTCATGTccggagccaggccaggccaggccggggggaggctcctgcccagcacccaCTGCTAGTGGCACCGGCCTAAGCTGCCTCGGTGCTCAGCGCTGCACATAGCGGGACAAGCCCGGCAgtggctcctggctctgctcGGCCCCAGCTGTCCCAGGCAGAGCTTGGGTCGGGCGGGCGAAGGCTTGTGCAGGGCAGTCCCGGCTttgccagcccaggcagagccCGTGTCCGAGTTTGGGGCAGCACTGCTAGCATCTCCTGCattgccctggcctggccccgcatcctgctgctgcagggtggggtcaTGGATGCTGGAGAGACCCTGGTCCAGGCTGTGCCCCCacttcagaggaaggcaacccccctccagtccagaccagtctgagaagaggggaaatcccttcctgccccagtgcagcatcaagctgagcctgagcgcaggggcGAGACCCCCCAACTAGGACCCTGCGGggctggtgccagcaggagcattggcccagatggtccccatccccagcctgggctgcagcagcacccagcacccctgggggaggcttAAACCTCCTGAGAAgaaacaggggctggggcacccagcagagcccagcagccggGGAAATCCCCACAGCAGAGCACCCAGATCATCACCGACCAGCCTCTCCTTGACCGCTCGGGTGACAGAGAGTCCCCCCATCCCTTGGCAGCCCTGCAGGGATTCGCAGGCTGCTCTCacatcccctctgcagcacatttccCCCCAGCTGACCCTGCCTAGCTCCAAGCCCTTTCCTTGTCATCCCTTTCCAGCCCTCTCCTGCTCAGATCCAGCTGGGTCTGGTCTCATCCCGGTACCAGCTCAGGGGTGGGGGTCGGAGGCAGCGGGGCCGGAGCCCCACGTCACCAGTGGGGCCGAGCGGTGAAGACACGAGCCGCCTACCTGGGCTGGGACCCtgtttcctgccccagctcctgtcgCCTTGCTGCCCCCCAGGGTCGCTGGGCCTGGCCAGGGAGCCCCCAGGATGGCAGGGGAGACCCTGCACCCACCCGCACGGAgacaggggcagcccaggccagagCACAGATCCTgaggctggagcagaggagaCATGGAGCAAATGccccagtgctgggagcagctctggggcggGAGCTGGAAGCGGATGGGGATCGGCGGGGGGCAGCCGGCTCAGGGCTCGGGCCAggcggggcccagggcagccgCAGTGGGTGCACAGAGCTGGAGCTGTCCCTGGCACTGACCAGgctcagctgccccagctccaccccagagctagcTGCATCTCCCTGTGCAGGGAAAGGGCCGGGGCCAGGTGCTGGGCTGGCACAGCTCTGCCGAGGGGATCTCCAGCCCcgcttcccccctgctgctgcccatggacTTTGCCCCgtggccaggcctggcccagctgcccgGAGGGGGGGCTGCACCACTTCCCCGTTGGTGACAATGGGCAccagctgggagcactggccccagggcgGCTCTGGCTAGGGCCTGGCTGCCCCTAACGAGCCCTGATTGCccccaggtggggctggctgcctgcccaggcaggggaacGGAGCAGGGCGGCCTGGCTGGGAGCATGGGATGGGACGGTCTGCTCCTGTCCTGGGTCATGCTGCAGGTACTGGGGGCAGGTAAGTCTGCCCTTGCTCCTTCTCCAGGGGAGTTGCGGGGAGGCTGCTTGTCCTGGCTGTGCCGGGCTCCCCGGCTCTGGGATCCCTGCCCGGTGGGGTCTGGCCGGGGCAGAAACTGCCCTGCCTGACCTCTGCTCTGCTCcgctctgctccactccctccggctggtgccagggcccagctgggagcCTCCTGCCTCCGTGCACCAGGCccttggccctggctctgggccctgcaTGACCTGTGCCAGCAGCTTACCtgggggctggccccagggccaggTGAGGCTGCTACCCCGGGGAGGTGCGGACAGatgcccctgggctggggcagctcctacAGCAGCGTCTCCTGGGCGCAGGactggcagccccctccccacaggcgGGGCACAGAGCTCCTGGGGAAAGGGTAGGAAGGGTCTTCCCCCTCCTGATGGGTGGCAGAGATGGCAGCACATGCCGCAGGCCCAGGTCACCCTGATCCGGGTATTGGGGCTGATCCCAGCCTGGCCGGACAGGGTGTATGGCAGCCCCCGACGagagcccctggctggcagggaccccacccagcccccagagccacgCCAGCGTGGACCCCAGCACCCTGCGCCCAACGAGCCCCGGGGGCAACAGGACCGGTGACATCACGGAGGGGCTGACGGACTCAGGTACAGCCCCGCTTCCAACTTACAGCCCCTCCAAGttgggctggtgcccctcactcctgacccacagcccccccatcccagcctggctggtgcccctcactcccagtctgcacccagcccagcccctcactcccgacctgcaccccccccccccatcccagcctggctggtgcccctcactcccaacctgcacccttcccccccccgcccagcccctcactcccgacccgctgcCCCTGCTAGCCCAGCACCAGGCTGGTCCCCTTGTCTGTGGGGGCGGCTTCCCGTGTCCAGCCGAGCCCTGCTCCTCACGCCCTGCAAGGTCTCCCTTCTCCCACGCCCGGTCCTGGCCCCGGCTCAGGGCATCTCTCCCCCAGGGGAGCCGGACTGCAGCTCCGGGCAGCCGTGCCCACCGTGGAGCACCTGCGAGGCCTGGGCTGGGCGCGTCGCCTGTCGCTGCAGCCTGGGCTTCCACTTCATCCGGGCGCTGGGCTGTGTGCCGggtgagtgctggggtcatggagtgggcagggggggagctgttcccctgccactgcagaggcAGGTGTCTGTAGGGTACCCCAAGGGCGTATGGGGGGTGTCCAGGATGCACCCGTGCCTGGGGGTGCAGCACATCTTGCAGGAGTGGCCTGTGatgtgagaggggctggggggcaccagggTGGGGACGGGGCcaatccagggggtgcagggatgcAGTTGCACCCCCTCTACTTCCTGCTTCACCCCAAGTTCAAGGCCAggtgcctggctggggctgcagcgtCAAGCAGTCCCTTGACTTCCCGGCGCAGTCTGTCCCGTTCCTGCTAAACTCTTCGCTCCCCAGGAGTTAACGCCCCTTTCTCCCATCTCGGGGTCTGCAGCGGCTCTGCCCATCCAGCTCGCCCTTGTGCAGCAGCCGCGGCTCCCGCAGGCTGTCTTCAACGGTAGCCAAATAGCCTGGATGGGGGCTCGGTTTTGTTCAGAGAACCTCGGGGGCTTGCCACGGGGTCCTGGAGCTCTTTGCCCCACTGTCCACACGCTAACCCCAGGCAGTATTAAGCCTCCCTTAGGCAGCTCGAAGGGCAGGATTGTCTCTAATCCACATTGCCCAACTCGTGTCCCATTGCAAGAGCTGGGTACGTTTCCTTCTAATGAGGACAGGGCTAAAGAGACAGACCCATCAAGGGTGTATGTCCCTTTACTGTTTCCATCTCACACCGAATGcacacagccccaggcccctgtcTCGTTAGCACACTTTTTAATGACCTTTTACCTGGAGACAAGTGTGTTCTCCATGCCCATGCACCacaccctctgctcccccttgTCAAGGTCCTGGATCCACCCCGGCCAGGGGGTTCCTGCGGCGGGAGCTGCTcaaggcctggccctgcccccctgacCTCCCTCTCTGCCCCGCTGCAGCCAGGACCTTCCCCGGGCGCCTGTCACTGCGGGACACTGGGCTGCTGCCCCGGCGCCACGTGCCGGCCACGGAGCTGCACCGCGTCGCCACCCAGCTGGAGGGGCTGGTAAGGGGCCAGGGGCAGTCTGGGACActgcggggaaggggctggtccCCCCAACccgtggggcagggctggggcactcTGCGGCCTCGCCCCACAGCCCCTCTCTGCCCGCAGTTCCAGCCCATCCTGGGGGGCCTAGACGGCTACCTGGCCTCGTCCGTGCTGGACCTGCAGTGAGTGCAGGGGGACGGAGGAGGGTATTGGGTTGGGGCACTGGGGGGTGCTGTGGGTTGCAGGGGTGCTGGGGGTagctggggtgcagcagtgcaggggtgCTGACGCGCCCCGGCCCCCAGGCCCCGCAGCGCGGCAGTGACGGTGCTGCACAGCTTCTCAGCGCTGGCCGGGACGTCCGAGCGGCAGGTGGACGAGGCAGTGGTGTGGTTCCAGGTTCAGTGCTTGGTCTCCGACCCCGCCTGCCACTTCCTGCGCCACATCGTCTCCTACCA
Encoded here:
- the LOC102567607 gene encoding protein HEG isoform X1, with translation MGWDGLLLSWVMLQVLGAGCMAAPDESPWLAGTPPSPQSHASVDPSTLRPTSPGGNRTGDITEGLTDSGEPDCSSGQPCPPWSTCEAWAGRVACRCSLGFHFIRALGCVPARTFPGRLSLRDTGLLPRRHVPATELHRVATQLEGLFQPILGGLDGYLASSVLDLQPRSAAVTVLHSFSALAGTSERQVDEAVVWFQVQCLVSDPACHFLRHIVSYHSLSLCELEPCDPVSTHCNVQDGLARCPCRPGYHPARPPARACTACASGFQLQDGVCTRCPFGFSGFQCEEPFLLALVAVSCAGGLLLLLLLATLVLLGRARAPVQPPSPAPPPFPARGLSLPRVRPRWLPEELEMREHGPGPQPRWDGTSLRPGPLPVPAPPMKTFVDPRSSRDVALQRGGSQANLVFVSHEDWARRDYF
- the LOC102567607 gene encoding protein HEG isoform X2, giving the protein MGWDGLLLSWVMLQVLGAGCMAAPDESPWLAGTPPSPQSHASVDPSTLRPTSPGGNRTGDITEGLTDSGEPDCSSGQPCPPWSTCEAWAGRVACRCSLGFHFIRALGCVPARTFPGRLSLRDTGLLPRRHVPATELHRVATQLEGLFQPILGGLDGYLASSVLDLQPRSAAVTVLHSFSALAGTSERQVDEAVVWFQVQCLVSDPACHFLRHIVSYHSLSLCELEPCDPVSTHCNVQDGLARCPCRPGYHPARPPARACTACASGFQLQDGVCTRCPFGFSGFQCEEPFLLALVAVSCAGGLLLLLLLATLVLLGARAPVQPPSPAPPPFPARGLSLPRVRPRWLPEELEMREHGPGPQPRWDGTSLRPGPLPVPAPPMKTFVDPRSSRDVALQRGGSQANLVFVSHEDWARRDYF
- the LOC102567607 gene encoding protein HEG isoform X3, with the translated sequence MGWDGLLLSWVMLQVLGAGTPPSPQSHASVDPSTLRPTSPGGNRTGDITEGLTDSGEPDCSSGQPCPPWSTCEAWAGRVACRCSLGFHFIRALGCVPARTFPGRLSLRDTGLLPRRHVPATELHRVATQLEGLFQPILGGLDGYLASSVLDLQPRSAAVTVLHSFSALAGTSERQVDEAVVWFQVQCLVSDPACHFLRHIVSYHSLSLCELEPCDPVSTHCNVQDGLARCPCRPGYHPARPPARACTACASGFQLQDGVCTRCPFGFSGFQCEEPFLLALVAVSCAGGLLLLLLLATLVLLGRARAPVQPPSPAPPPFPARGLSLPRVRPRWLPEELEMREHGPGPQPRWDGTSLRPGPLPVPAPPMKTFVDPRSSRDVALQRGGSQANLVFVSHEDWARRDYF